A portion of the Malania oleifera isolate guangnan ecotype guangnan chromosome 3, ASM2987363v1, whole genome shotgun sequence genome contains these proteins:
- the LOC131150719 gene encoding E3 ubiquitin protein ligase DRIP2-like, with protein sequence MTSGQVVRVRREKLAACMTCSLCHKLLNDATTISECLHTFCRKCIYEKITNDEVDSCPVCNIDLGCTPLEKLRADHNLQDLRAKIFPSSRRNATPHEVVLPIPLPARRKERSLSSLVVSTPRVSSQTGLTGRRTKSAGRKALSSRDSTFSTEEPIKKVEDYPDSSSSPETLSKIVQIKRQNHTSTAETSKQHMSNKDAEDNADAWEAKADLWKPLNCLVEAASRTKSSKSSSQGSLGKSGPSHVHDNEAHVPKPKVKERNRKIKVQDDENGSTPALSGSVKSKKSQGVRQKKAAASEGLNIPAQAIVDAGSSKCQRRVGPIWFSLVASDDQKGVAPLPQISSPFIRIMDGNMPVSYIKKYLVKKLDLKSEAEVEITLQGRPLRSELLLHNLVDLWCQKMPKSERIHTTVGSSAKDFVMVLSYARKAHRLHN encoded by the exons ATGACGAGCGGGCAGGTGGTGAGAGTTAGGAGGGAGAAGCTCGCGGCATGCATGACATGTTCTCTCTGCCATAAGCTCTTGAACGACGCCACCACCATATCCGAATGCCTCCACACCT TTTGCAGGAAGTGCATATATGAGAAGATAACAAATGATGAGGTGGATTCCTGTCCAGTTTGCAACATAGATCTAGGTTGCACTCCACTGGAGAAACTCAG GGCGGATCACAATCTGCAAGATTTAAGAGCCAAAATTTTCCCTTCGTCAAGAAGAAATGCAACACCACATGAAGTTGTTCTCCCAATTCCATTGCCAGCTAGGAGGAAGGAGAGATCTCTCTCTTCATTGGTGGTTAGCACACCTAGAGTATCATCACAGACTGGCCTGACTGGGAGAAGAACAAAGTCTGCTGGAAGGAAAGCTCTCAGTTCACGAGATTCTACTTTTTCAACTGAAGAGCCCATCAAGAAAGTGGAAGATTATCCAGACAGCTCAAGCTCACCTGAGACTCTAAGTAAAATTGTACAAATTAAAAGGCAG AATCACACTTCTACTGCTGAGACATCTAAGCAACACATGTCTAATAAAGATGCAGAAGACAATGCCGATGCATGGGAAGCGAAAGCTGATTTATGGAAACCCTTAAATTGCCTGGTGGAAGCTGCAAGCAGGACAAAGTCAAGTAAGTCTAGCTCACAAGGGTCTCTTGGTAAATCAGGACCATCCCATGTCCATGATAATGAAGCACATGTGCCTAAGCCCAAAGTTAAAGAGCGTAACCGTAAAATAAAAGTCCAGGATGATGAAAATGGCTCAACCCCTGCTTTGTCAGGGTCAGTTAAATCTAAAAAGTCACAGGGTGTTCGACAAAAGAAAGCTGCTGCCTCTGAGGGATTAAATATACCTGCACAAGCCATAGTTGATGCTGGCAGCAGTAAATGCCAGAGAAGAGTTGGTCCAATATGGTTCTCATTAGTTGCTTCTGATGATCA GAAAGGAGTTGCACCTTTACCGCAGATCTCGTCACCATTTATAAGGATTAT GGATGGTAATATGCCCGTTTCATATATCAAGAAGTACCTTGTGAAGAAACTAGATCTTAAAAGTGAAGCTGAG GTGGAGATCACACTGCAGGGTCGGCCACTGCGTTCGGAATTGCTATTACACAACTTGGTAGATTTGTGGTGTCAAAAAATGCCCAAATCAGAAAGGATACACACAACCGTGGGTAGCTCAGCCAAGGATTTTGTGATGGTGCTGTCGTATGCTCGAAAAGCTCATCGCCTCCATAATTAA